A segment of the Nostoc sp. TCL26-01 genome:
ACTACCGCCACCTTTGATAAAATCTTCAGATAAGTTAACGTGAACTTCGTTATTATTTTCTACTCTCAGCCCTAGTAACTTGGTTCCTTTGGGAATCGTGGTAGAATTGGTTCCTTCTGTTGGGCCTGCTAATAAATTTTCAAAAGCTGTTTCTAAGGCTTGGTTGGGACGTACAGTCGCTACTCTGACTGGTTGAGGAACTAAAGCTACATTTTTATCTGTAGGTTTGAGCCAATAAACGTTAGCTGTTTGCTCTTTTCCCGGTTGTTTGGTTGTAGGTTGTTCTGGTTTTTGGACATTTTGGGATGGATTTGGCTGTGTGGGAGGATTGTTGGTGGGTTGGGAAGTCAACCAAGCTACTCCACCACCTACAGCAATCACGGCGGCTGAGACGGCTGCAATTACACCTGAAGATATACGATTTGATCCTTGTTGGTTATTCATGTTTAAAACCTTCCTGACTGAGGGCTGAGATAGTCTTGTTGTGAAGAGCAGCCTGGTTAAAGACGATACTGACAAATGGAGAGTTTCCAAAAACCTAAAGGATAGCTCTGTAAGTTCAAATGCTGCGCTTTCTCGTTACTAGAGACTTTATTAGGACTTACGCACTCAACCAATAAACCCTTCTGAGGGTGGTCAATAGTCAATAGTCAATGGTCAAAATCAAGTTTTTTTGGACTGTTGACTATGGACTATTGACAAAAAAGCCAGAAAATTTAGTGACACTGCGTAAGTCCTATTTATTTCTAATTCTAGAATTGGCTTGAGGAATTCGTCACCTGTCAGATTATATAACTGTTATTTTTCTGGAAATTCTTAATAATTGAATGGAAAACGCAGAGGAGGGCAGAGAGTTTAGAAGCCTCCGCCCTGAATGGGTTATTTTTTATTGGCTATTGCTGTTGTAATCCATTGTTTGAGTGTAGTAATAACTTCATCAATCGGGATTTCTTGGGAGTTGCGGGTTGCTCTTTCTACAACTTCAACTTTGCCATTACTAATGGCTCGTCCGGTAACAATACGATAGGGAATGCCAATTAAATCAGCATCTTTAAATTTAACGCCAGCTCGTTCATCGCGGTCATCTAGTAAGGTTTCAATTCCCGCTTGATTGAGTTCTGTGTAAAGTTTTTGGGCAATTTCGATTTGTTGAGCATCTTTTATGTTGGGAATGGTGACGATCGCATGATATGGTGCGATCGCTACTGGCCAAATGATGCCGTCTTTGTCATAAGATTGCTCTACGGCTGACTGTGCTAACCGGGATACGCCTACGCCATAGCAGCCCATGACGAGGGGTTTTTCTTCTCCTTGTTCGTTGGTATAGGTTGCACCTAATACTTGGGAATATTTAGTTCCTAGTTGGAAGATGTGACCGACTTCTATGCCTCTGGCGCTTTTTAATGTTTGTTCGGGGTGATGAATGGCGCGATCGCCTGGTCTAGCTTTTCGCACATCTACTATACTTTCTGGTAGAGGAAATTGTTCACCCCAATTTGCCCCAACGACGTGATAATTAGCTTCATTTGCACCTGTAATGAAGTTTTTCAACTCAACGGCTGTTTGATCAACTAAGCGCACAAATTGAGGATGAATTTGTTTATTTTTAGTAATGTAGTCATCAGCAATATCTGGGGCAATGTAGCCGAGAGGTAAAGTTTTTGCTGCCCAAGTTTGTTGTGTTTCTGCACTCGGTACAGTTAAGCTAATAATTGTGTTTGCACCGTAATTAGTGGCTAATCTAGTTAACTCGTTCTGTAATTTTACTTCATTAACTTCTTGATCACCTCGAATACTGACTAATACCAAAACAGTTAAACCATTATCGTAAACTGTTTGATAAAGAACATTTTTGACTATTTGTGTGGGTGAAGCTTTGAGGAACTGAGTTACTTTTTCTATGGTTTCTGTTCCCGGTGTTTCTCGTTTTGCAAAACTAGTAAACTGTGATATTTCCGCATCAGCAGGTAAGGAAACAGCCTTTTCCACGTTAGCGGCGTATTTCCCATCATCTGTGTAGAGAACTTCGTCTTCTCCTGCTTCCGCTAACACCATAAACTCTGTGGAACCAGAACCACCAATTGCACCAGAATCAGCTTCTACGGGACGAAACGCTAAACCCGCACGCCGCAGCATATTGCTGTAGGCTTGGTACATATCTTGGTAGGTTTTTTTCAGACTTTCTTCATCAGTGTGGAAGGAGTAACCATCCTTCATGATAAATTCCCGTCCGCGCATCAACCCAAACCGGGGACGAATCTCATCACGGAATTTGGTTTGCAGTTGATACAAATGTAGGGGTAGCTGACGGTAAGAGCGAATCATATCACGAGCGATCGCTGTAATTACTTCCTCGTGCGTCGGCCCTAAGCCTAATTGTTGCTCACGTCGGTCAATTAGGGAAAACATAAT
Coding sequences within it:
- a CDS encoding GerMN domain-containing protein; its protein translation is MNNQQGSNRISSGVIAAVSAAVIAVGGGVAWLTSQPTNNPPTQPNPSQNVQKPEQPTTKQPGKEQTANVYWLKPTDKNVALVPQPVRVATVRPNQALETAFENLLAGPTEGTNSTTIPKGTKLLGLRVENNNEVHVNLSEDFIKGGGSTSMMGRVGQVVYTASSLNPNAKVYIDINGKTLDVLGGEGVVLEQPLTRDSFKKDYPL
- a CDS encoding proline--tRNA ligase; amino-acid sequence: MRLSQMLFVTLRDDPADAEIPSHKLLLRAGYIRRIGSGIYAYLPLMWRVLQKVSQIVREEMNATGAQECLLPQLQPSELWKESGRWDTYTKAEGIMFSLIDRREQQLGLGPTHEEVITAIARDMIRSYRQLPLHLYQLQTKFRDEIRPRFGLMRGREFIMKDGYSFHTDEESLKKTYQDMYQAYSNMLRRAGLAFRPVEADSGAIGGSGSTEFMVLAEAGEDEVLYTDDGKYAANVEKAVSLPADAEISQFTSFAKRETPGTETIEKVTQFLKASPTQIVKNVLYQTVYDNGLTVLVLVSIRGDQEVNEVKLQNELTRLATNYGANTIISLTVPSAETQQTWAAKTLPLGYIAPDIADDYITKNKQIHPQFVRLVDQTAVELKNFITGANEANYHVVGANWGEQFPLPESIVDVRKARPGDRAIHHPEQTLKSARGIEVGHIFQLGTKYSQVLGATYTNEQGEEKPLVMGCYGVGVSRLAQSAVEQSYDKDGIIWPVAIAPYHAIVTIPNIKDAQQIEIAQKLYTELNQAGIETLLDDRDERAGVKFKDADLIGIPYRIVTGRAISNGKVEVVERATRNSQEIPIDEVITTLKQWITTAIANKK